In Meiothermus ruber DSM 1279, the following proteins share a genomic window:
- the recG gene encoding ATP-dependent DNA helicase RecG, with amino-acid sequence MNREEHVTREELKARLIRPIARELADGAQDRVVAGGLEKLIQNLGQPFPEVGRLLAGYRQMDVETRKEQLKKALELLGGQVAESRPQRLEPPQAVPGTRSPALETVSFDTPVEALNLGPGGRKKLAELGIRALRDLLHHYPRRYEDRRTLQSIREVEDGAKATVVGKVLSRELVKTPRKGLQLVQVRFMDAWGWKFTGVWFNQPWVLKQMPEGASLVLSGRVQKRGGVTSLMVEYFEDEGGESLSTGRIVPVYPAKEGIGQAFLRRAAWRALEAFQTIPDPLEPYLKQASLMPLDRALRQAHFPSSEEQLEQALQRLKFDEFLLLELKVMIESGGSALLGRVFRVTPEMLERFRAALPFTLTGAQERVLSEILADMQSERQMARLVQGDVGSGKTAVAAAALFVAAQNGAQGALMAPTEILAKQHFENLTRYLYPLGVSVDLLVGSMSNGEKRSVLERLKSGQTQVVVGTHALIQDGVAFHDLGLAVIDEEHRFGVMQRRRLLGQRPDVLVMSATPIPRSLALTLYGDLEVSQIDELPPGRTPVRTKILTQKTRTQAYAFARQEIKKGHQVFVVTPMIEEGESEATAELAAATRLREELEILLPDVRIDLLHGKMKAEEKDAVMERFKQGAFDLLVSTTVIEVGVDIPQATVMIIENAERFGLAQLHQLRGRVGRGGLESYCVLIAGETSKRTLERLRVIEESTDGFYIAEQDLRLRGPGELRGTRQSGMPDLRLGDLASDQAIIEQSRALAKAILEADPYLEQPEHALLKRELQARAEAIGFREVI; translated from the coding sequence ATGAATCGAGAGGAGCACGTGACCCGCGAAGAGCTCAAAGCCCGCCTCATCCGCCCCATCGCGCGCGAACTGGCCGACGGCGCCCAGGATCGGGTGGTGGCCGGGGGCCTGGAAAAGCTGATTCAGAACCTGGGCCAGCCCTTCCCCGAGGTGGGGCGGCTGCTGGCCGGGTACCGCCAGATGGATGTCGAAACCCGCAAAGAGCAGCTGAAAAAAGCCCTCGAGCTGCTGGGGGGCCAGGTCGCCGAAAGTAGACCCCAGCGCCTCGAGCCCCCCCAAGCCGTGCCCGGTACCCGAAGCCCGGCGCTGGAGACCGTGTCCTTCGACACCCCGGTGGAAGCCCTGAACCTGGGGCCCGGCGGCAGAAAAAAGCTGGCCGAGCTGGGCATCCGGGCCCTGCGCGACCTGCTGCACCACTACCCCCGCCGCTACGAAGACCGGCGCACCCTGCAGAGCATCCGCGAGGTCGAGGACGGCGCTAAAGCCACAGTGGTGGGCAAGGTACTGAGCCGGGAGCTGGTCAAGACCCCCCGAAAGGGCCTGCAGCTGGTGCAGGTGCGCTTTATGGACGCCTGGGGCTGGAAGTTTACCGGCGTCTGGTTCAACCAGCCCTGGGTGCTCAAGCAGATGCCCGAGGGCGCCAGCCTCGTCCTGTCCGGGCGGGTGCAGAAGCGCGGGGGCGTTACCTCGCTGATGGTGGAGTACTTCGAGGACGAAGGCGGCGAGTCGCTCTCCACCGGGCGCATCGTGCCGGTCTACCCCGCCAAGGAAGGCATTGGACAGGCTTTTTTGCGGCGGGCAGCCTGGCGGGCCCTCGAGGCCTTCCAAACCATACCCGACCCCCTCGAGCCCTACTTAAAGCAAGCATCGCTGATGCCGCTGGACAGGGCCTTGCGGCAGGCCCACTTCCCCAGCTCGGAAGAACAGCTCGAGCAGGCCCTCCAGCGCCTCAAGTTCGACGAGTTTTTGCTCTTGGAGCTCAAGGTGATGATCGAGTCCGGGGGCTCGGCGCTTCTGGGCCGGGTCTTCCGGGTTACCCCCGAGATGCTCGAGCGCTTCCGCGCCGCCCTGCCGTTTACCCTGACGGGTGCGCAGGAACGGGTGCTCTCGGAAATCCTGGCCGATATGCAGTCCGAGCGGCAGATGGCCCGGCTGGTGCAGGGCGATGTGGGCTCGGGCAAGACCGCGGTGGCCGCCGCCGCGCTCTTTGTGGCGGCCCAGAACGGGGCCCAGGGGGCTCTGATGGCCCCTACCGAAATTCTAGCCAAGCAGCACTTCGAGAACCTCACCCGCTACCTCTACCCGCTGGGGGTCTCGGTGGATTTGCTGGTGGGCTCCATGTCGAATGGCGAGAAAAGGAGCGTGCTGGAGCGGCTCAAAAGCGGCCAGACCCAGGTGGTGGTGGGCACCCATGCCCTCATCCAGGATGGGGTGGCCTTCCATGACCTGGGCCTGGCGGTGATCGACGAGGAGCACCGCTTCGGCGTGATGCAGCGCCGCCGGCTGCTGGGCCAGCGCCCCGACGTGCTGGTGATGTCGGCCACCCCCATCCCGCGCTCGCTGGCCCTCACCCTCTACGGCGACCTCGAGGTCTCCCAGATCGACGAACTCCCCCCCGGCCGCACCCCCGTCCGCACCAAAATCCTCACCCAGAAAACCCGCACCCAGGCCTACGCCTTTGCCCGGCAGGAGATAAAAAAGGGCCACCAGGTCTTTGTGGTCACCCCCATGATCGAAGAGGGCGAGTCGGAGGCCACCGCCGAACTGGCCGCGGCCACCCGGCTGCGCGAGGAGCTGGAAATTCTTCTTCCCGACGTGCGCATCGACCTGCTGCACGGCAAGATGAAGGCCGAGGAAAAGGACGCGGTCATGGAGCGCTTCAAACAAGGGGCTTTCGACCTTTTGGTCTCGACCACCGTGATTGAAGTGGGGGTGGATATTCCCCAGGCCACCGTGATGATCATCGAAAACGCTGAGCGCTTCGGGCTGGCCCAGTTGCACCAGTTGCGCGGGCGGGTGGGGCGGGGGGGGCTGGAATCCTACTGCGTCCTGATTGCTGGCGAAACCTCCAAGCGCACCCTCGAGCGCCTGCGGGTCATCGAGGAATCCACCGACGGCTTCTACATCGCCGAGCAAGACCTCCGGCTGCGCGGCCCCGGCGAGCTGCGGGGAACCCGCCAGTCGGGCATGCCCGACCTGCGGCTGGGCGACCTGGCCTCCGACCAGGCCATCATCGAGCAAAGCCGGGCCCTAGCCAAAGCCATCCTGGAGGCCGACCCCTACCTCGAGCAGCCCGAGCACGCCCTCTTGAAGCGCGAACTCCAGGCCCGGGCCGAGGCCATTGGCTTCCGCGAGGTGATTTAG
- a CDS encoding serine hydrolase domain-containing protein, with protein MLKKASQIVQGAVESGRIPGVALGVVGLDGSSEMFCSGVKHLQKPAPVDPDTLFDLASLTKVLFTVPQILHLVEEGLADLDDPLSSCLPELAWMQGSELPSRTLRQLLTHVAGLPAWEAVYTWGGEAHTLKHRVLQHRWEVGPVGAHVYSDIGYILLGLVLERLRGKGLDVFTLSEGLVFNPPNPEQCAATEHDPWRGRVLQGEVHDENCFALGGATGHAGLFGSLKGVLAYVHRLMKGEVLSPAALAEMRRPQHAERALGWLIPTPSYSGGSLCSCQTLGHTGFTGTGVWMDFERGYAWVLLTNRVHPSRRKETGIAELRRAVGNAIAAAWKG; from the coding sequence ATGCTAAAAAAGGCTTCGCAGATCGTTCAGGGGGCGGTTGAATCGGGGCGAATACCGGGGGTTGCTTTGGGCGTGGTGGGTTTGGATGGCTCCTCGGAGATGTTTTGCAGCGGGGTCAAGCACCTGCAGAAGCCAGCGCCGGTTGACCCCGATACCCTCTTTGACCTGGCCAGCCTGACCAAGGTACTCTTTACCGTGCCGCAAATACTGCATCTGGTGGAGGAGGGGCTGGCCGACCTGGACGACCCGCTCTCGAGCTGCCTGCCCGAGCTGGCCTGGATGCAGGGTAGCGAGCTGCCCAGCCGTACCCTAAGGCAGTTGCTAACGCATGTGGCCGGGCTGCCGGCCTGGGAGGCCGTTTATACCTGGGGCGGGGAGGCCCACACCCTTAAGCACCGGGTTTTGCAGCACCGCTGGGAAGTGGGGCCGGTGGGCGCGCATGTGTATTCCGATATCGGCTACATCCTGTTGGGGCTGGTGCTGGAGCGCTTAAGGGGTAAGGGCTTGGATGTTTTTACTCTTTCGGAGGGCCTGGTCTTCAACCCCCCAAACCCCGAGCAGTGTGCCGCGACCGAGCACGACCCCTGGCGCGGGCGGGTCTTGCAGGGTGAGGTTCACGACGAAAACTGCTTTGCCCTGGGTGGAGCCACCGGGCACGCCGGGCTTTTTGGCAGCTTGAAGGGGGTTCTGGCCTACGTCCACCGGTTGATGAAGGGCGAGGTGCTCTCCCCGGCAGCGCTGGCGGAGATGCGGCGCCCGCAGCATGCCGAGCGGGCCCTGGGCTGGCTGATACCCACCCCTTCCTACAGCGGGGGCAGTCTGTGCAGCTGCCAGACCTTGGGGCACACCGGCTTTACCGGAACCGGGGTCTGGATGGATTTTGAGCGGGGCTATGCCTGGGTTTTGCTCACCAACCGGGTGCATCCCAGCCGGCGCAAAGAAACCGGCATTGCTGAGCTGCGACGTGCTGTAGGGAACGCAATTGCCGCAGCCTGGAAGGGCTGA
- a CDS encoding anhydro-N-acetylmuramic acid kinase, translated as MRVLGLMSGTSVDAVDLVLAELAGRPPKLDWRVLRHKEAPFPAELRAQIIRTLKSQTTTRELALLHHALGRFYAEVATDFKGQVDLVASHGQTVWHEPPHATLQLGEPAYLAEALGVPVVSDFRPSDLALGGEGAPFVPYADLLLYGEKGVRRAIHNIGGISNLTYLPADLNPSKVLAFDTGPGNALLDEAAGRLGLNQDTGGKIAASGKVDTLLVERWLAHPYFDRKPPKSTGRELWNLETLDEDAALPPQNLLATLTEFTARSIAKAYQDFVLPLGLDEIWAAGGGAYNATLMQHLKRLLPVPVYTFEEKGFDSKHREALCFAVLGYLRHLELPNILQQVTGASQSAIAGKITRPSTRHAGLA; from the coding sequence ATGCGCGTTTTGGGTTTGATGTCCGGCACCTCGGTGGACGCGGTGGATCTGGTGCTGGCCGAGTTGGCGGGTCGGCCGCCAAAGCTCGACTGGCGGGTGCTTCGCCACAAAGAAGCCCCTTTCCCAGCCGAGCTGCGCGCCCAGATTATCCGCACCCTGAAGTCGCAGACCACGACCCGCGAGCTGGCCCTCTTGCACCATGCTCTGGGCCGCTTTTATGCGGAGGTAGCTACCGATTTCAAGGGCCAGGTAGACCTGGTGGCCTCGCACGGCCAGACCGTCTGGCACGAACCCCCCCACGCCACCTTGCAACTGGGCGAACCGGCCTATCTGGCCGAAGCCCTGGGCGTACCGGTGGTCTCGGATTTTCGCCCCTCCGACCTGGCCCTAGGCGGGGAGGGTGCACCCTTTGTGCCCTACGCCGACCTGCTGCTCTACGGAGAAAAAGGGGTTCGCCGGGCCATTCACAACATCGGGGGCATCTCCAACCTGACCTACCTGCCCGCCGACCTGAATCCCAGCAAGGTGCTGGCCTTCGACACCGGGCCTGGCAACGCCCTGCTCGACGAAGCTGCTGGCCGACTGGGCCTGAACCAGGACACAGGCGGCAAAATTGCGGCTTCGGGCAAAGTAGATACGCTGCTGGTAGAGCGCTGGCTGGCCCATCCCTACTTCGACCGCAAACCGCCCAAATCCACGGGGCGCGAGCTCTGGAACCTGGAGACGCTGGACGAGGATGCAGCCTTACCCCCCCAAAACCTGCTGGCCACCCTGACCGAGTTCACCGCGCGTTCCATCGCCAAAGCCTACCAGGACTTTGTGCTACCCCTGGGGCTCGACGAAATCTGGGCAGCCGGCGGCGGGGCCTACAACGCCACCCTTATGCAGCATCTCAAGCGGCTTTTACCGGTTCCCGTGTATACCTTCGAGGAAAAGGGCTTCGACTCCAAGCACCGCGAGGCCCTTTGTTTTGCGGTGCTGGGGTATCTGCGCCACCTCGAGCTGCCCAACATCCTGCAGCAAGTTACAGGGGCGAGCCAGAGCGCCATCGCGGGCAAGATCACCCGGCCCTCTACCCGCCACGCTGGGCTGGCTTGA